AAAGCGATAGATGGCTATATACTTGCCGGTGATTATCAGGGGCTGGTGTATATGACTATAGCTCTGGTATCGCTCTTAGTAGTACAGGGTGTAGTGCAGTATTTGCATACCTTTTTATCTGGCTGGTTAGGTCAGCATGTAATTAAAGATATACGTATTAAGCTCTATCAGCATCTGCTTAACCTCAGACTCAAATATTTTGACAATACACCCATTGGTAGGCTGGTTACCCGAAACGTATCTGACATTGAAACCCTATCCGATATTTTTAGCCAGGGTGTGGCAGCTATTATTGGCGACTTCTTACAAATTATTGTCATACTTAGCGTCATGCTCTACATAGATTGGGAGCTTACTTTAGTGAGTTTGTCTACGCTTCCTCTGCTCATTTTAAGCACTTATGTATTCAAAGAAAAAATAAAGGTAGCTTTTAACGATGTGCGAAATGCTGTATCTAACCTTAACTCTTTTGTACAGGAACATATTACCGGCATGAGCATCGTACAAATATTTGGTAGCGAGAAGCTTGAGTCTGACCGGTTTAAAGAAATTAATGAAGAACATAAACAGGCACACCTTAAGTCTGTAATGTACTACTCTATTTACTACCCTGTGGCTGAAGTCATACAGGCTACTGGCATTGGTCTATTGGTATGGTACGGGGCGCGCGGCGTACTTAATGATGACGTAACTATTGGTATTTTGATAGCCTTTATTATGTACATCAATATGTTTTTCCGCCCGATTCGGCAAATAGCTGACCGCTTCAACACCCTTCAGCTAGGTATCGTAAGTTCTTCCCGGATTCTTAAAATTCTGGATAGCAATGAGCATATCCCTAATAATGGAACTCATGCTCCTGACCATATTAATGGTGAGGTGGTCTTTAACAACGTCTGGTTTGCCTACAACGAAAGGGACTATGTGCTCAAAGATATCAACTTTGATGTAAAGCCAGGCGAAACCCTGGCATTGGTAGGCGCTACCGGTGCCGGCAAATCTTCAGTGATCAACCTTCTGAATCGTTTTTATGATATTAAGCGCGGAGATATACTGATAGACGGTGTAGAAATTAAAGAATATGATCTGAACATTCTGAGGCATCATATCGGTGTAGTATTGCAGGATGTATTTCTGTTCTCCGATACGATAGAAAAAAATATTACCCTCGGAAACCCTGACATTAGCCGTGAAAAAGTAATTGAAGCCGCTGAACTGGTAGGGGCACGTAAATTTATTGAGCGCCTGCCCGGAGGATTTGATTATAATGTTATGGAAAGGGGCGCTACACTCTCTGTAGGCCAACGCCAACTGATTTCTTTTGTAAGAGCAATGGTTTATAACCCTAAAATTATTGTTCTGGATGAGGCAACTTCATCAGTAGATACTGAAACAGAAGAGCTGATACAGGAAGCGGTAGCCAAACTGATGAAGGGAAGAACCTCAATTGTTATTGCCCACCGTTTGTCTACGATACAGAGTGCCGATCAGATTATAGTTCTGGACCATGGCGAAATCAAAGAGAAAGGAACACATCAGGAGCTTTTAGATCTGAAAGGCTATTATGCTCAGCTCCACCAGATGCAATACAAGGAGGTAGTTTAATCCACTACCCCCCTCTTCTACAGTTTTATATTCTGATTCTTTCAAAAGCCTGAGCGTCTAATACCGCAATAGCTACCATATTAACAATCTCTCTAATGGTACTTCCTTGCTGCAACACATGTACGGGGCGGTTCATACCCAGGAGTATAGGCCCAATAGCTTCAGCTCCACCAATCTCCATCAGTAGCTTATAAGCTATGTTACCAGAGGTCAGGTCAGGAAAGATAAAGGTGTTTGCTCCTTCATCTACCAAACGGCTGAAGGGGTACAGCTCTCGCTGCATTTCGGTATTTAGAGCTGTATTTGCCTGTATATCACCTTCTATAATCATGTCAGGCCAGCGTTCGCGCGCCATAGTTACCGCTTTAGCTGCTTTAGCAGGCACATCTCCCTTGCTGGAGCCAAAGTTAGAGTATGATAAGGAAGCGATACGAGGAGTAATGCCAAAAGAATTGACCGCAGATGCTGTGAGACCAATTATATCTACTAACTCTTCAGCACTAGGGTTTACATTTACTGTAGTATCTGCAAAGAAGAATGTTCCCTTTTTGTTAGAGATAATATACATCCCAGCCACACGTTTCACCTCATTACTAACTCCAATTACTCTCAGAGCCGGTAGTATAGTTTTAGGGTAGTCGCTGGTAAGACCAGAAATAAACGCATCAGCCTCTCCTACCTTTACCATAGTGGTGCCGTAATAGTTACGAGAACGCATCAGGCGGCGAGCCTCATAGCGTGTCATTCCCTTACGCTTTCTTTTTTCGTAGAGCAGATCTCCAAAGTCACCTATCTTTTCGTCGTCTGCCTTTGCCGGGTCTATTATCTGACAGGCAGAGAGTTCCAATTTGTGGTCTGCTATCAGTTGATGAATTTTTTCTTCATTTCCTAAAAGTATAGGTATGGCTATCTGCTCATCCTGAAGTATCTGGGCAGCTTTTAGAATCTTCTGATCTTCGGCTTCAGCAAAAACAACTCTTTTAGGCTGCTTTTTCGCTTTACTAATCACCTGCGACATCAACTTTTGATCTATACCGATACGCTGCTGCAACTCTACATGGTATTGCTCCCAATCTGTAATATGTGTTCTTGCTACCCCGCTATCCATAGCTGCTTTGGCTACTGCCGGTGAAATGACAGTTATCAGACGAGGATCTAAAGGTTTGGGAATAAGGTAATCTTTTCCAAAAATTATTTTTTCGCTGCTGTAAGCTTTATTGACAATCTCTGGAGTAGGTTCTTTAGCAAGCTTTGCCAGTGCTTTTACCGCGGCCAGCTTCATTTCTTCATTAATTGCTGTAGCACGCACATCCAGAGCTCCTCTAAATATATAAGGAAAGCCTAATACGTTATTTACCTGGTTAGGATGATCAGAACGTCCTGTAGCCATCACAATATCCTCACGACTTGCCATTGCCAAATCATAATTGATTTCAGGATCTGGGTTTGCCAGTGCAAAAACTACCGGATTATCAGCCATAGACCTAATCATATCCTGAGAAACGATATTGGCTGCTGACAAACCTAAAAATACATCCGCGCCTTTCATTGCTTCAGCCAGGGAGTTAACATCACGCTTAGTCGCAAAGATAGACCTGATCTCGTCCAGGTCTTCTCTGCCTTGTTTAAGCACTCCGTTAATATCGCACATTACAATATTCTCGGTCTTTACTCCCAGCATATTAAAAAGGCGTGTACAGGCCATAGCAGAAGCTCCTGCACCACTAACTACCAGCTTTACCTTCGAGATATCTTTCTCTACCAGTTCCAACGCATTAAGCAATGCTGCTCCGGTAATGATCGCTGTGCCATGCTGATCATCGTGGATCACAGGGATATTCATCTCCTTTTTCAGCCTTTCTTCAATTTCAAAACATTCCGGAGCTTTAATATCTTCCAGATTTATTCCACCGAAAGTCGGCTCTAATGACTTAACTACTTTTACAAAAGCATCTGGGTCAGTTACGTCAACTTCAAGGTCAAAAACATCTATTCCTGCGAATTTTTTAAAGAGTACCCCCTTCCCTTCCATTACTGGTTTAGAGGCTTCCGGTCCAATATCACCAAGGCCCAATACAGCGGTACCGTTGGAAATTACGCCCACTAGATTACCCTTGGCTGTATACTTATAGACATTTTCTTTGTCAGCAGCTATTTCTTTACAGGGCTCAGCTACCCCAGGAGAGTATGCAAGTGCAAGGTCAATCTGAGAACTTAATAGCTTGGTAGGGACGACCTCTATTTTTCCGGGTTGGCCTTGAGTATGATAATTTAAGGCATCTTCTCGCCTTATCTTAATTGATCTGAATTGTTGAACTTTTCCTTCCAATTTTCTTCTTTTTTTGGGTACCGTAAAAGTAGCAATTATTAGCCATCTACTCTTCAAATCTAAAGAAAGAAAAGGGCATAAAAAAAGCCACGTTTAACTCGTGGCCTGTTTCTGATTTATTTCAGAGGCTGTTTTAAAGGTATTGAGGATGGCCTCTATCTCTCTTATGAACGGTCTCTTCTGTTTACTGGGGCTATAAACAAAGCCTTCTATGTAATAAAGTCTGCCACTATCTTCATCTACAAAAGTGTAGCTGAGGAATGGTCCACCCATAGAGTTGTTAGTTAGTTTCCATAAGCCTCGGGTTTCTATAGCATACTTGCCATTAAAGTTGACTGTATCATGCTCTATAGGAGCCAAAGATTGTACAGTCATATGAGTAGTACTATCATCAGCCAGATACTGTTTTGCAATCTGCTCTCTAAACTCCATAATGCTCTCAGGTTTAAAAGCCTCTTCTGAAGTATAGTCTTTGTAAGCTACAATGATACTTTTATCAACTTCATCTCCTAGATTTCTAATCCACACGAAATTGTCAGCATCTTTTCTAGGTACCTGCTCATAACCATAGGGTACTTTCAGGTAAAATTCATACTCCTCTAACAAGTAACGGTTGACTGTTTTTCTTTCGTTGGCTTTATAAAGGTTTTGTCTTAAACGATTAATCTCAACTTCATGAAAGTGATTTCTGACCTCTTCCCGGTTGTTCTTTAAATTATCAATAAGCGCATCTTCTGATGTACCAAACAGGAAAAGTACCTCCTGACCTTTAGCAAACTGGTTTTTTTTACTAAACTGAAACAGGTTTGGATCTTCTTCTATTCTTGAGACTGAGGATTGCGTAAAATAGCTTTTCATCTTTTTTCCAGCCATACTTTCGTTATCAAGAGTGGCTACAAAAAGCATATTTTTAGCATTCTTCAGTACCTTGTTTAGTTTAAAGGGATCTACGTACCTCACAGAAAAATAAGGTTCGGGTTGAGGTAGGCCAGGCATGGCTTTAAGAAAAGTTTGACGCAGTTCATCTCCCAGATCTCCATGCCATAAAGCAGAGTCCATAACGAGTACTACTTCTCCGGCAGCTCCACGGGCCGTAGGTAAAGTATCAGTAGATGAACTACCTCCTTCGCTACAAGCCCCAAACAGCCCTATCAGACCAATAATTAATATTGATGGAATGTATAAGGAAAGTTTCTCTATGTTCACAATCGATAAATTTTAGTGTTTGCAAGCTCAAAATACAATAATGAGTCTTTTTCACCTTGTATAACACAAAATTTCTTTTTCAAGTTGTGTTCAGAGAAATAAAATACTATCGCCCGATGATCAGCTTTTGTCCCGGCTTAATATTGTTGCTCGTCAGGTTGTTGAGCTCTTTAATCTTAGCCACACTCAAACCTTGATAACGCTTAGAAATCTCCCAAAGTGAGTCTCCAGGTTGCACAAGGTGGATTTTGCTGTTAGGTACAGGACGACTACCTCCTGAAGAGGCTAACTGACTGGCACTAGGCTTTACCCAAATCGCTAACTTCTGTCCGGCATAAATACGGCTTCCACGGATATTGTTCCAAGAGCGTAAATCTGACAGGCGCACACCATGGCGCTCTGCAATTACACCCAAAACATCTCCACTACGAACACGGTAATATACCTTCTCACGATTATAAGTATTACCGGCTTGCTTCTGAGCTACCAAAATCATCTGATCCTGCAATTCTTTGGTACCTGAAGAATCTAATATGGCTGCGGTATTGGCTGCTATAAAATCATACTTGTCTGCTGGTATGAGCAAAGGATAGTTCTTCGCATTTTCAGGAACAGCCTTTCTTTTTAGTTCAGGGTTTAAGCGAGTTAGATCTTCTTCGCATACATTAATCTGCTCAGCCAGGGCTTTAAGACTTACAAACTGACTTACCCAGAGTGTATCTGTTTCCATAGGGTATTCAGGTAATTCTTCTCTTAAGTTATGCTCATCCAGATAGTTTAAAGTATACAAAACAGCTACAAACTGAGGCACATAGCTCCTGGTCTCACGTGGTAGATAATTGTAAATTGACCAGAAATCTCTTTTATAACCTGAACGACGTATTGCTTTACGAACATTGCCTGGCCCGGTATTGTATGCAGCAAGCGCCAGCTCCCAGTCATCAAACATATTGTAAAGCTGCTTAAGATATTTGCAGGCTGCTTCAGTAGATTTTTCAGGATTCATACGCTCATCCACGTACCAGTCCTGATCCAGACCGTACATACGTCCTGTGCTGGGCATAAATTGCCAAAGTCCCATTGCTCCTACTCTTGACTTAGCTTCAGGGTTAAGACCTGACTCAACAATAGAGAGGTACTTCAATTCTTCAGGGATTCCGTATTTTTTAAGATATTTCTCGAAGAGAGGAAAATAAAGCTCGGTACGGCGAACGACCATACGTGTGTAGTCCCGATTTCTGATAGTGAAGTAGTCTACAAAAGATTTTACTCTACTGTTAAAAACCAGCGGCATATCTTTCTCAAGACAGGCGATTCTGTCTTCTACCAAATCATAAGGTGCATCAGGAATATATTCGTAATCATATTTTGGCTCATATAGATTTGTTATCACAGAGTCTGTAGGAGCATCGTGAGAAAATACTGCATAGGAAGGCACACTCCCCACCGCACAAAGACAAATTACCAGAGCACCCAAAATTTTTAACATCACCTTATTGATTTAGCTTTACTTTCAAAAATCTGTATTTGTATGACTACAAAATCCATACAAAATATGAAAAAAGTTGGGATATTTAAAACGTATTTAGCAGTAAGACATTGCTTTTATCCTAAATTATCTAAAATATGTTTAGATAATGCAAAAAGTTTTTCTTCCTGAAAGGAGGCTGTCATAAGCTGCAAGCCGATTGGCAAACCATTCTTATCTTCTCCATGGGGAATAGAAATGGCTGGTACACCAGCAATTGAAGCCTGTACTGTAAATAAGTCTGCCAGATACATTTCCAGAGGTGTATTAGTAGCCCCTATTTTGAATGCAGTTGTTGGCGTTGTGGGAAGTACGATAAAATCGTAATCTGCTAAAATATTCAGAGTAGCATCTCTTAGCAGTCTTCTTACCTTTTGGGCTTTGGTATAGTAAGCATCATAATAGCTGGCACTGAGCACAAAAGTTCCCAGCATAATTCGCCTCTTTACCTCTTCTCCAAAACCCTCCGCACGGCTTTTCTTATACATGCTTTCCAGATTTTGTGCTTCTTTACTGCGGTAGCCATACTTGACACCATCAAAACGTGAGAGGTTAGAACTAGCCTCCGCCATAGTAAGAATATAATAAGTAGGCAGCAGATATTCCAACATCGGAAAATGCACTGCTTCTACTTGATGCCCATCAGCTTTGAGGAACTGAATAGCTTTTTCAGTCTGTGCTTTAATCTCAGGGTTGAGTCCTTCATCACTCAGCGTCTCTTCTATGTAAGCAACTTTGTATTTTTGCTTTACCTCCAATGCCTGAGTATAAGCAGGCACATCTTTCTGACTTACGGTACTGTCAAACTCGTCTTTCCCTGCCATAATTTCCAGCAGCAGTGCATTGTCTTCAATATTATTGGTAAAAATACCAATGGTATCAAAAGAAGAAGCATAGGCTAAAAGCCCATAACGTGAGATACGCGAATAAGTAGGTTTTAGGCCTACTACTCCACAAAAAGCTGCTGGCTGCCGTACCGACCCACCGGTATCTGAACCAAGAGCAGCTGTACACATACCTGCCTGTACTGCAACTGCCGAGGCTC
This window of the Porifericola rhodea genome carries:
- a CDS encoding ABC transporter ATP-binding protein; its protein translation is MNKEKTSSGDIIDLDVLRRIFQFVKPYKFRFYSLVALTILVAFLAPALPFLVQKAIDGYILAGDYQGLVYMTIALVSLLVVQGVVQYLHTFLSGWLGQHVIKDIRIKLYQHLLNLRLKYFDNTPIGRLVTRNVSDIETLSDIFSQGVAAIIGDFLQIIVILSVMLYIDWELTLVSLSTLPLLILSTYVFKEKIKVAFNDVRNAVSNLNSFVQEHITGMSIVQIFGSEKLESDRFKEINEEHKQAHLKSVMYYSIYYPVAEVIQATGIGLLVWYGARGVLNDDVTIGILIAFIMYINMFFRPIRQIADRFNTLQLGIVSSSRILKILDSNEHIPNNGTHAPDHINGEVVFNNVWFAYNERDYVLKDINFDVKPGETLALVGATGAGKSSVINLLNRFYDIKRGDILIDGVEIKEYDLNILRHHIGVVLQDVFLFSDTIEKNITLGNPDISREKVIEAAELVGARKFIERLPGGFDYNVMERGATLSVGQRQLISFVRAMVYNPKIIVLDEATSSVDTETEELIQEAVAKLMKGRTSIVIAHRLSTIQSADQIIVLDHGEIKEKGTHQELLDLKGYYAQLHQMQYKEVV
- a CDS encoding NADP-dependent malic enzyme codes for the protein MEGKVQQFRSIKIRREDALNYHTQGQPGKIEVVPTKLLSSQIDLALAYSPGVAEPCKEIAADKENVYKYTAKGNLVGVISNGTAVLGLGDIGPEASKPVMEGKGVLFKKFAGIDVFDLEVDVTDPDAFVKVVKSLEPTFGGINLEDIKAPECFEIEERLKKEMNIPVIHDDQHGTAIITGAALLNALELVEKDISKVKLVVSGAGASAMACTRLFNMLGVKTENIVMCDINGVLKQGREDLDEIRSIFATKRDVNSLAEAMKGADVFLGLSAANIVSQDMIRSMADNPVVFALANPDPEINYDLAMASREDIVMATGRSDHPNQVNNVLGFPYIFRGALDVRATAINEEMKLAAVKALAKLAKEPTPEIVNKAYSSEKIIFGKDYLIPKPLDPRLITVISPAVAKAAMDSGVARTHITDWEQYHVELQQRIGIDQKLMSQVISKAKKQPKRVVFAEAEDQKILKAAQILQDEQIAIPILLGNEEKIHQLIADHKLELSACQIIDPAKADDEKIGDFGDLLYEKRKRKGMTRYEARRLMRSRNYYGTTMVKVGEADAFISGLTSDYPKTILPALRVIGVSNEVKRVAGMYIISNKKGTFFFADTTVNVNPSAEELVDIIGLTASAVNSFGITPRIASLSYSNFGSSKGDVPAKAAKAVTMARERWPDMIIEGDIQANTALNTEMQRELYPFSRLVDEGANTFIFPDLTSGNIAYKLLMEIGGAEAIGPILLGMNRPVHVLQQGSTIREIVNMVAIAVLDAQAFERIRI
- a CDS encoding DUF4837 family protein, with translation MNIEKLSLYIPSILIIGLIGLFGACSEGGSSSTDTLPTARGAAGEVVLVMDSALWHGDLGDELRQTFLKAMPGLPQPEPYFSVRYVDPFKLNKVLKNAKNMLFVATLDNESMAGKKMKSYFTQSSVSRIEEDPNLFQFSKKNQFAKGQEVLFLFGTSEDALIDNLKNNREEVRNHFHEVEINRLRQNLYKANERKTVNRYLLEEYEFYLKVPYGYEQVPRKDADNFVWIRNLGDEVDKSIIVAYKDYTSEEAFKPESIMEFREQIAKQYLADDSTTHMTVQSLAPIEHDTVNFNGKYAIETRGLWKLTNNSMGGPFLSYTFVDEDSGRLYYIEGFVYSPSKQKRPFIREIEAILNTFKTASEINQKQATS
- a CDS encoding lytic transglycosylase domain-containing protein, with the translated sequence MLKILGALVICLCAVGSVPSYAVFSHDAPTDSVITNLYEPKYDYEYIPDAPYDLVEDRIACLEKDMPLVFNSRVKSFVDYFTIRNRDYTRMVVRRTELYFPLFEKYLKKYGIPEELKYLSIVESGLNPEAKSRVGAMGLWQFMPSTGRMYGLDQDWYVDERMNPEKSTEAACKYLKQLYNMFDDWELALAAYNTGPGNVRKAIRRSGYKRDFWSIYNYLPRETRSYVPQFVAVLYTLNYLDEHNLREELPEYPMETDTLWVSQFVSLKALAEQINVCEEDLTRLNPELKRKAVPENAKNYPLLIPADKYDFIAANTAAILDSSGTKELQDQMILVAQKQAGNTYNREKVYYRVRSGDVLGVIAERHGVRLSDLRSWNNIRGSRIYAGQKLAIWVKPSASQLASSGGSRPVPNSKIHLVQPGDSLWEISKRYQGLSVAKIKELNNLTSNNIKPGQKLIIGR
- the gatA gene encoding Asp-tRNA(Asn)/Glu-tRNA(Gln) amidotransferase subunit GatA, which codes for MKDLRSFNRIQKYLVEGTLSCEDIVNTYLQNIQSQQHLNVFLDVYADEALARAQEVDKKIRKGTAGRLAGMVIGLKDVLCYQDHKLQASSKILDGFYSQFSGTAVQRLLDEDAIIIGRQNCDEFAMGSSNENSAFGPTRNAADPNTVPGGSSGASAVAVQAGMCTAALGSDTGGSVRQPAAFCGVVGLKPTYSRISRYGLLAYASSFDTIGIFTNNIEDNALLLEIMAGKDEFDSTVSQKDVPAYTQALEVKQKYKVAYIEETLSDEGLNPEIKAQTEKAIQFLKADGHQVEAVHFPMLEYLLPTYYILTMAEASSNLSRFDGVKYGYRSKEAQNLESMYKKSRAEGFGEEVKRRIMLGTFVLSASYYDAYYTKAQKVRRLLRDATLNILADYDFIVLPTTPTTAFKIGATNTPLEMYLADLFTVQASIAGVPAISIPHGEDKNGLPIGLQLMTASFQEEKLFALSKHILDNLG